The Setaria viridis chromosome 9, Setaria_viridis_v4.0, whole genome shotgun sequence sequence AAAGTGGAGATAATTGCATGATGCCTTGTGGTTGCTCTTACTTGTACGGAGGCATCCAAGACCGCGTTTTATCGTGCACGTTAGGAATGTACTCATGCTTCTTTTTTGACTTGTCACATATATAAAAAATGATTCCACTTGATGTCCAAATTATGGCCTAGATTAGCAAGCTGGTACAACACTGCCAGTCACATTGAGAAAGGGCTACCCACTAACCTTCTTATCATTGCAGTAATGTACATCCTTGTGCTTACTCCACTGCTAGTGGATTAACATCATGCCAGCACTAATTTGACATTCAGTGGAGTCAGATAGATGctgttttttctttccttttcctttgcgAGGGATTGCATAGTTTACATCTGAcgttttattttattatagTTTGCTTAGCAAAGGTAACTGCGAGAGCTAGTGATGTTTTGTCTTCTTCGTACAAATATGCAATAGCAAGCGAACCAATGAAGAAAAACTAGTAtaacatttttcctttttatttggTGAAAACCATGTCTTTATTTCGTGGTATTTGCAAGATCAATTCTCGGATGGTAGCTAACAACCCAGTAAGTGATTAAgttggaaaaaatattttccatacCGGAAGTAGTATAGTCCTTGAAAACTTTAGCCAGATCATGCACTCAAGGAATTCTAGGTACACTCAAGGAAGAACGgtataaattgaaaaaaaaacacacccAAACTTTAGTTTACccccattttcctttttattaccTTGGCGATATcctttctttgtcttcttctttggttgggattttttttaaaaaaagaaatcgaaACAGGACAGGAGGAAATGATAGTCCTCTTTTCATCTTTCTCCTTGGAAGGAGTGAGCGATTGAAGAGCTCCACTTCTAGTGGACGAACCGAGAGGATTTGCCTCTTTCCGTTGCTcccaaaagaagaaaaggaaaagggggaaCCGATCGAATGCAACGCACCACTGCCACCAGAACTTGCAAGGAAGTAGCACCTCGAAAAACTCAGTACCCTACTCTGTTCAGCGCAGAAACTTTTGGCAGGCAGTCAAGGTGACGGATCCAGAAAACCGTCCCGTAACAGGCCAAACCGGCGAGGCCACCACGAAAAGTAttttgaaaaaaacaaaatcttCGTTGTAGATTGCTATACATAACTCAGTGACACTTTTCCCTGAAAAATTACTTGTGTATACAGTATACTGTAACCCATAAACACGCCATGAACAGACCTGAAAATGTTGAGCTTGCATCCAAAGCATCCGGAGGCCCCCTCCTGCAAGAATCTTGAGAACGAACTCTTATGCCTTATCCAGGCGACAAGGCCTAAGCCGCCACCACCAAGCTAGGCACCAATCCATCCAGTCATCCCAGCTGCATCCTGCCATCTGGTCAAAAGTTTTGCCACAAATCCTTGCCTGCCTAGTGCCTCGTGTTGCCCACACCCCGTTGCCGCCGTTGATCCGAATCTCTCTATCCGGTCGCCGCAAGAGACGTCGCTGGATTTTGTGGCTACGCATGCGGCGGCTACCTGACGATCATAATCAAATCtagctccgccggcgccgccgtcgcctgcaggctgcagtggCAGTGCAGTGTCCTCGGAGTTGTAGCCAGTAGTTGGAAGCACTTTCCACCCACAGTTCCACACCGCCTCCGGTGCCCGTAATTCACTGTGCGCAAACGCTTCCCCGACGGCAGGACAGGGTCTGACCGTCTGAGGACAGGACACAACAGAGCTTGTTATTAGCACAGGCGTTTTCGCAGGACCCCACTGATCTGCCACATACCAGCATCTCATGCTGCCTTGTCACTTCTCCACCTGGGGTAATCCGAGACGGAGGCCAtgctgccgtcgccggccgccccgtacggccggcgcgggcgagccgTACCCGTACTTACCATGACACAACACAAAAGGCAAGGCCCGAGCGATCCTCACCAGCAAAATGCATGGTACCGCACCTGGTCGTGGGTCCCCATGGATGTGATGTTACCTGCTATTTTGCGTGGGACCCGCTCGATTAAAAAAACACCTGCTCGGTTCCACTTGAATCGGCGGTGGCTGTTGAGTTGGACGTTGTGTGCTTGCGTCAGACTTTGGTGTGAGAGTTTCGAGTTATTTATTCGCTGGTACCCGATTCCATACATGGAGTTGAGTTCCTCATGAAACCAGCCGCATAATGTCTGAAACCTGAATCCTTGGAAGCATTAATTGTATAGGATCAGATTTTCCTGCACATTGGAGAGGCCCCGACGGCGCGGCGTGTGGTTTGCAGTGCCCAAGTGCAGCggtgacgccgccggcgccgcggccaaCCGTCGGGCGCGTCACCTGGAGCAGCGAGCACGCAACCTAAACAGCAGCCAGCCGTAGTGCTTCAACACTGGCGCGTTCCGCGCAACCCACAAGGCCACAACGCACACATCCCGATCCCGGTCAgacccggccgcccgccgccggcgcctccccgGCCGCGCAGCCTCTTGGTCGGCTGGCCCAGCCTCGCCCCGCCTCGGGTCGCGTCCGTTCTCGCGCGCCTAGTGGTCTCCCCACCCCGGTGGCCGAGTGGGGTGGCTAGCGTAGCGCCCTTTGTCCTCCACGCCGCGTGCCGTGCGTCACGTCCGCCTTTCTGTTTCGGACTTTGCTTCCGTCGCATGcgctcgcgggcggcggcgctcgctcGCTCCACGGGGTGCGGTAACCGATACAACTGTAGTAGTTCTGTGTCAGAGAGGAGAACGGGACTGACATGCGCCTCGCTTTTCATTcccctgtgggctgtggcagCTGATCGATCGACGATCGACGCAAAGACCAAgcgcggcacggcacggcacgcaGCAGGTGTATAAGTACGGGAGCGTCCTCCGCAACCTCTTCCTCGACGTCTCCTGCTTGCTCGCTCTTCACTCTAGCAAGGAGCTGTGTTCACCTGGTTGGAGCATGGAGGACAACAacagcgctgctgctgctgcttctgtgGTGACGACTAGCGTGCCTGCCGAGAAGCACGTCGCCatccccgccgcggcggtggcggcgatgacGAACGGCGGTGGTAGCGCCGCCGAGGAGAGCAAGGCGGAGGAGGAcatgctgccgccggcgccggcattgCCGTGCGGGCCCAGGAAGACGGGGCTCCATCTGTTCATCATGAACATCCGGTGCATTTCCTGCTTGTTAAGAACACTTGCATTTCTATTTACTGGTGTGGTCGACCGATCATGCTTGTGCTGACGTCTCCGATCCAATTGAAACTTTGCCGCAGGAGCGTCTTCAAGCTCGACGAGCTCGGATCGGAGGTGCTCCGCATTGCGGTGCCCGCGTCGCTTGCTCTGGCGGCCGATCCACTCGCCTCCCTGATCGACACGGCGTTCATCGGCCGTTTAGGTAACCTTCCAGCTGGAGATATATCTTGCCGTACCTATTAATCGATTCGCCTGTACATTGCTATGGCCGCACTTGGTAACTGCATTCAGAATCAAGCTCATTACCTACACActcatttcctttttatttacaTGCCTGTCGATCTTGCAGTTAGCTTATTTCCTTTTCCTATGTCAGTCttgcagttctttttttttttatgaaacaggaggggcaaggcccctactgattatatgtTAAAGCAAATAAAAAGGTCCATACAAAGCAAAAGCAAAACAGAAACAAAACCAGaggaaaaacaagaaaattaCAAGACTTGCAGCCCAGCATGCATTTGGGGAGCCATACTGGGTTTGGATCTAAAGAGAAGTAGAGAAAATTCTTTCATGAATTTTTGCTTGCAATCTTCAACTGTCGGATCTATGTTGTTGAATACCCAATCATTTCTGGTGCACCAAATACTCCAAGACATCACGATGATGATTTCCATGTAGAAAGAGACTTGAAGCTTATCCTTAATAAGCCTAAAAATCTGCAAAACTGGTCTTGTAGTCACAACAGAAACTCCCATTGAGGCCTAGCATGCCTTGGCAAAGTTGCATCTGAGGAACAAATGTGGCACCGTCTCTCGCTTGTGGAGGATGCAGAGGTCACAAGTGTAGGATTCTAGCTGCATGTTTCTTCTTCCGAGGAGATCTCTAGTGCTTAGTCTATGTATGATTAGCAGCCAGAAGAACACTTTATGTTTCATTTGGCACTTGCATTTCCAAATCCACCTAAAAGCTAGATGGACACTTCTCTGACCAATTATTGTCTTGTAGGTTTTAGCTGCAAAGAAAGAATTGTTTCCCCAGATATAGGACCACTGGTCTTTGTCTGATGAAGCTGGTATTTGCTGAATAATTCCTTGTAGATCCTAAAGCTGCTCATATGCTTGGATGGAGAGAGGCAGGAGAGAGGCAGATGAAAATTCTAGGAAAAGTTTGTTGAGATCACAGCCCATTGGAAAGTTATGAGCCTGTTCTTTGCAAAGGAGAACAGTTCTGGGAAGGATTGTGAGGGTACTCGCCCATTCCATAGATCACTCCAGAATAGGACCGTGGAGCCATCAGAGACAGAGATAGAAGCAATTCCCTTGTAGATGTCCAAAAGTTTGACAATATCTCTTCACCAAAAGGAGCCTTTTTTCTGTTGCCCAGGTAGATGTCCATTGGAGTAATAGTTATCCCAAACTAAATGAACCCATGGGATGTCTGCCTTAGAGAAGAATTTGTGAAGGTATTAAAGTAGGAGTGCATCATTATGTGAAGAAATATTCAGGACACCTAAACCACCCTACTTCTTAGGAAGACAAACCATTGGCCAAGCAGCCTTGGCCGGCTTTTTGGAATTTAAATCAGATCCTCTCCATAGACAATATTTTCGATATTTATCCAATTATTTGATGACTCCCTTATGCAACTTAAGCGTTGAAGCAAAGAAGACGAAGGAGGACGAGAATACCGAGTTCATCATTTCCAATTTACCTCCCTGGGCagtcttgcaattcttgtgaaTATTCGCTACTTCTTTCCACTTTGTGATTCTGGCAAAGTAACAAAGTTCATTTATGCTGCAATGTCACTTTCCGTTTGATGCATAGCCGGCCAATCGAATGAGTACATGCTAAAAACTTCCAAGACGTGTGCGTGCTCTCGAACGTTTCATGTTTACCAATGATGCTCACCAGGGCAGGTCCTTTTCTGTTCTTATCAATGTTGGTGAGATCTGACCTGAATGTCTTCACCTAGACCTATTATTGATTCCACAATATTCCACTTCTGTTCTTTCTTCCTTGAGCTTCATCTAGATAGGCAATTATATATGCGTACTTTCAGCAGGTGCCTTCAGATAACTGCCCTTTTCTTTCCGCATATAGAACCCCGTCGAAAGCATATGTCGTTCTACCTAACCTACATATCACAATAGCGTCCTTCTGAATCTTCCTCCACGTGTGCTGCCGTTTTCTCGTCACAATTGGTTGCCGCAGAGACTAGGACCTAGTCATGTGCCCCAAGAGCATCCTTTCTGTTTTAGTACTCTCTTTTTTTATAAGATGGTTATCGTTTCCTTTTTGTTAGATAAGCCTATTTCGCTATTTTTTCCACTTTTGCACTTTTATACTCTTTTATTTTGTCAGATCAATAACTTTAGATTGCCACCAAAAATTTGTGTTAGATGCAAAGCCATAAGTGGAAGCACTTAAACCTTTTTTGAGAAATATAGCCGATAACATCAATATTAGTAGCCTGAAACTTAATGCTGCGAAATTAACGTGTGTACAATTGATTGATGATCAGGTTCGGTGGAGATTGCTGCTGTTGGCGTCTCAATTGCCATATTTAACCAAGTGTCAAAAGTCTGCATCTACCCTCTTGTTAGCGTAACAACATCATTTGTCGCGGAGGAAGATGCTATCATTAGTAAAGCTGTCGAAGAAAACAGCAGCCATGACCTGGAGAAAGCTTCCCATGTGGATTCAGAAACCAACAATTCGCCTGTATCTGGTACCTAGTTCTTGGAACACAATATGGTTTCAGATTTTGAGTCATAACTTAATTCACCTCTGCATATATCTAATGTCAAGCTTTGTTTCCAGGTCCTGATATTGCAGAATGTGTCAACACATGTATCCCCACAGAGTGTACAGAGCTCTCCAACCATGGGAGCAAGAAGAAGTACATTCCTTCAGTCACGTCAGCACTGATAGTTGGTTCAATTCTTGGGCTGCTTCAGGCCATATTCCTGGTTTTCTCAGCGAAATTTGTACTAAGTATCATGGGTGTAAAGTCTGTGAGTGCTATTTTCTTGCCTTTtctgctcaaacttgatttacCGGTGTAGTTTCATGcatcataatattttattttgtttatatTGCGTTATTATTATAGGGTTCGCCAATGCAAGGACCCGCAGTTCGCTATCTAACAATAAGATCACTTGGTGCACCTGCTGTGCTACTGTCCCTGGCCATGCAAGGGGTTTTCCGGGGTTTCAAGGACACAAAGACACCGTTGTACGCTACTGGTAAGAACAAAAACAGTGTCCCTCACCTGCAGTACAAATGAAACTGAGGAACTGTTCATTCATCCGACAAAATTCACAGTAGCAAGCATTCAAATGCAGTTTTTCTTTTCGAAGTTGAGCTTTAAAGTGCAGTATAAATCATAGCTTACATAGTAACCTTTTCGTTACAGTGGTTGGTGATGCGACGAACATCATACTAGACCCGATTTTGATGTTTGTTTGCCATATGGGTGTCACCGGCGCAGCTGTTGCTCATGTTGCTTCTCAGTAAGTTTCAGACACCAGTCACATGTACAGCTAACTCCTTGTTTTTTCCGAGAGGAAAGCAACAGCTTCTGTATTTTGATGATATAAGCTTATCCTGACTTCTTTCTCCTTATTGCAGGTACCTGATAACATTGATACTGCTGTGCCGGCTCGTCCAGCAAGTTGATGTTATCCCGCCTAGCATTAAATCTCTGAAGTTTGGGCGATTTCTTGGATGTGGTGAGATACCGTTGGAATCCTGAAACAAGATAACATCTCTAAAGGATCCTCGAAAAAGGACTCTGAACTTTCGTTCTGTTTCAGGATTCCTATTGCTCGCAAGGGTTGTGGCAGTGACGTTCTGCGTCACCCTGGCGGCGTCGCTGGCTGCCCGCCAAGGACCAACCATCATGGCCGGCTTCCAAATCTGCTGCCAGCTCTGGCTCGCCACGTCTCTTCTTGCCGATGGATTGGCCGTGGCAGGACAGGTCAGTCAGATTACCTTTCCGGTGTTATGTAGACTGTTCGTGGAGAAAACCGCAGAATTGAAAGTGGATTACCAACCGAACTGTTTTGTCAATGACTGATTGCAGGCTGTGCTGGCAAGTGCGTTTGCCAAAAATGATAACAAGAAGGTGGTCGCGGCGACATCTCGTGTGCTGCAGGTAATTCACAACTGATGGAGCAGTACTGCAGTAGCATTTACAAGATTCTTGTCAGTTGTTTTCCTTCTACTACAAATTGGGTTCATGCTAATGGTCCTCTTCACCTTGCAGCTGAGCATCGTTCTGGGCATGTGTCTCACTGTTGTGCTGGGACTTGCCATGAAGTTTGGAGCTGGCATTTTCACAAAGGACCTGCCCGTGATTGAAGTCATTCACAAAGGCATCCCGGTAAGAACCTAGCCTGGCTGTTAAAAGTGAGCACCGTCCGTGAGCAATTCTTAAGATTCAGGCGCTGAAAGAAAATGTTACTTCGGTTCAGTTTGTCGCCGGCACGCAGACGATCAATTCCCTGGCATTCGTGTTCGATGGCATCAACTTTGGAGCATCAGACTACACATACTCTGCCTACTCCATGGTAAACTCTCTTCACATCTGATAAAAAAACATCACGTCACGTTTCAGCCCTGAAACTCTTCACGACAATGAACCCAATGGACATCTTCAGGTTGCCGTTGCTTCTGTGTCCATACCGTGCCTGGTGTACCTTTCTGCGCATAACGGATTCATCGGTATATGGATCGCATTGACGATCTACATGAGCCTGAGGACCATAGCTAGCACCTGGAGGTATGATACTACTGCCTTATCCTCCTCGCTCTACAGACTACAGGGCCTCCATTTCTTCAGTAGCTGCTAGCTCTGGCCATCAGGAATTTAGGATGCACTAGGGCTCATCTATGCTGTTGCTTTTATCTTCAGGATGGGGGCAGCGAGGGGACCATGGACTTTCCTCAGGAAGTGATGGTGGATTGGCTTCAGAGATGATCTGCGGCACGATGCTGATAGATAGGCTGCGCATGCGCGCCTCGTGTAAAATCAGCATAGTATAGTATGTGTCGTGTTGGTGTTCAAGCTTCGGACATCGAAGTTAGATGGAGCCATTGCTTCCTGATCGTTGACGTGAGGGGAGAGTTTACGCTTGCCCCTGTGATTCATGATGTTGTAGTACGCCACTGATGGCAGTTTAATATCTACATTGGTACATTGCTCTGTCCAGCAATTCCACTCTTCTTTTTTGTTGCAagatatatgttttttttcttatttgagaTCATGCAAAAACTATAGTGCCAGTTCAGAATGATTTATTAAGCGGTAACCAGACAATACATAATTGAATCTTCAAAGGAACAGGAACCTGGTAATGAATAAACTGGAAACTCCCTGCAGTTTAGGAATGGAATGCCAAGCACGTCAAGTTCTGGAATTCCGAATCCTACTGGCTAATTGAGTATGGCCAACTTAGGGCCAATTTGCAGATAAACTGTATTGCACCACATTGTGCTATATAGTCAAATCATAGCAACTTTTACTAGTTCCAGGAATATAGAAGAGGTGCAAACAACATGAGATTGTTCTAGTTGTTTACGTGTTGCAAAAATAAGTAAATAATATGATATAACAGTGTGGCCAATAACATTATAGTATCAGATAAAGAAATGTTAAGATAAAACAATCCGATTGTAATGTTCTCAGTGAATTGTATATCTCTTTTGCAAGATCAAAAACTCAAAGTAGTAATGTACCAAAGCTACAAATATACATCAGCAATTTCTGTCTCGATTTATGTCAAAATTGGCAGTCGGAGCTTGAGTACCAGTTACATGCAGAAATTTGGAGACCACAAAAGCATATTGATTTGCGCTACCACAGACAACGCTTGGGGCCACAACTAAACTTCTAAGGTTGGCCTAATTTTGCAACCTGACGACGACCAAAAGAGACATCAGGCTCCAGATGTGAATGACCTACCTCTTATGCTATCCTTATTGTCCAATCGTTCGCAATGCGAACGTTGGGCCTCCGAATTGTTGGTGCAGCCGGGCTGGAACCACTCCTTAAACTAACTGGCCCTGATTCAATTTCCACTTCTTGGTTTTCAGGCTCAATAATAGCCTTCTTTGCTCCCGATCGTAAGCCAAGGATTATAATTCTTTCAATCACACATTCACTTGTAAATTTCTTCTTGCCCAAATTATCAGGTGCAATGTTCAATGAAGTTAGCTTATTGTCGGCAAATACAAAACGGCGATGGATGAATGCCCCATGCTGGTAATCATAACTTTTCCCATCATCCACATAAAGTTCGCCTTCGGCAGCATTTGAGCTATTGAGGGCTATCACCTGATCAAAGCAATGTAACACAAGTTAATTAGTTTCTTTTGATATACATACTCGAAAATAAACTGTACCAGTAGCGTGCTACTTCAACCAAACAGGCTTGCAGTCTCAAATATGTAGCCAGTATACAATTTGAGGAAATTATGTGTATATCAATGTTCTACTTCAAAGCAAGAACTTGCATATGCCCTTGTCTAACAAACCAATGAATCTGGTATTTAAACAAACATTGGAAATTGATCTATTAGTTGAGCATCTGAATAACTAGCAGGAAGGTAGCTATCTAAGGTTCACATGCAACTTGCCTCTAGGACAAACAGtactataaaaaaattatgagcCACAGGGTTCATCTTTAACAAATATTTGCACATCAGTGGAATAAACAAGTCGATGGAATTATAGAACCACGATAATACCAAATAAAATCACAGAAGAACATATGTGTTGAATAGATTAGATGTTTTTTTAACACAGGAAAGCATGTTCGGCATACCAGGGTGTATGGATCGTTCACCATCTGAGTAGAACTGCGCCTGAATCTAT is a genomic window containing:
- the LOC117837423 gene encoding protein DETOXIFICATION 42, with protein sequence MEDNNSAAAAASVVTTSVPAEKHVAIPAAAVAAMTNGGGSAAEESKAEEDMLPPAPALPCGPRKTGLHLFIMNIRSVFKLDELGSEVLRIAVPASLALAADPLASLIDTAFIGRLGSVEIAAVGVSIAIFNQVSKVCIYPLVSVTTSFVAEEDAIISKAVEENSSHDLEKASHVDSETNNSPVSGPDIAECVNTCIPTECTELSNHGSKKKYIPSVTSALIVGSILGLLQAIFLVFSAKFVLSIMGVKSGSPMQGPAVRYLTIRSLGAPAVLLSLAMQGVFRGFKDTKTPLYATVVGDATNIILDPILMFVCHMGVTGAAVAHVASQYLITLILLCRLVQQVDVIPPSIKSLKFGRFLGCGFLLLARVVAVTFCVTLAASLAARQGPTIMAGFQICCQLWLATSLLADGLAVAGQAVLASAFAKNDNKKVVAATSRVLQLSIVLGMCLTVVLGLAMKFGAGIFTKDLPVIEVIHKGIPFVAGTQTINSLAFVFDGINFGASDYTYSAYSMVAVASVSIPCLVYLSAHNGFIGIWIALTIYMSLRTIASTWRMGAARGPWTFLRK